The Pseudomonas extremaustralis genome contains a region encoding:
- a CDS encoding IS3 family transposase (programmed frameshift) — MSNPRYPEEFKIQAVNQVTEKKLPVADVAARLGVSTHSLYAWIKRYSKPQAERQQDDDQHAELRRLRAELKRVTEERDNLKKGRRVLCQGVRLKYAFIKQRAGDYSIRRLCLTLKVHPSGYYAWLSEPQSVRAKDDQRLLGLIKHSWLESGGVYGYRKVHDDLREVGEDCGRHRVARLMRLEGLRSQTGYRRRPGKYGGKPAVASPNLLKRQFDVVEPNKVWVTDITYIRTYEGWLYLAVVLDLFSRQVVGWSMKSQMTSDLAIDALLMAVWRRKPKQEVMVHSDQGSQYSSADWRSFLKANNLVASMSRRGNCHDNAVAESFFQLLKRERIKRKIYSTREDARSDVFDYIEMFYNAKRRHGFNNQLSPVEFEKRYAMSLQGV; from the exons ATGAGCAACCCACGTTATCCCGAAGAGTTCAAAATCCAAGCGGTCAATCAAGTGACCGAAAAGAAGCTGCCTGTCGCTGATGTGGCGGCGCGTCTTGGCGTGTCGACGCATAGCCTCTATGCCTGGATAAAGCGCTACAGCAAACCTCAGGCAGAACGGCAGCAAGACGACGATCAGCACGCTGAACTGCGTCGTCTGCGAGCCGAACTCAAGCGCGTCACCGAAGAGCGAGACA ATCTTAAAAAAGGCCGCCGCGTACTTTGCCAAGGAGTGCGGTTGAAGTACGCCTTTATCAAGCAGCGAGCGGGCGATTATTCCATTCGACGGCTTTGCCTGACGCTGAAAGTCCATCCCAGCGGTTATTACGCCTGGCTGTCTGAGCCGCAATCTGTACGCGCCAAAGACGACCAGCGACTGCTGGGTTTGATCAAGCATTCCTGGCTGGAGAGCGGCGGCGTTTATGGCTATCGCAAAGTCCATGACGATCTGCGCGAAGTCGGTGAGGATTGTGGTCGGCATCGTGTGGCGAGGCTGATGCGTCTTGAAGGTCTGCGCTCTCAGACAGGGTATCGACGCCGTCCTGGCAAATACGGCGGTAAGCCAGCGGTCGCCTCACCCAATTTACTGAAGCGCCAGTTCGATGTCGTAGAACCCAACAAAGTTTGGGTCACCGACATCACTTACATTCGTACGTATGAAGGCTGGCTGTATTTGGCAGTGGTGCTGGATCTGTTTTCTCGTCAGGTCGTTGGCTGGTCAATGAAGTCGCAGATGACCAGTGATTTGGCCATTGATGCGTTATTGATGGCGGTCTGGAGGCGTAAACCGAAGCAGGAGGTGATGGTTCACTCCGACCAGGGCAGCCAGTACAGCAGCGCCGATTGGCGCAGTTTTTTGAAGGCGAACAATTTGGTTGCCAGCATGAGCCGCCGAGGCAATTGTCATGACAACGCCGTGGCTGAGAGCTTTTTCCAGCTTCTAAAGCGGGAACGGATCAAGCGGAAAATCTATTCCACGCGCGAAGATGCTCGTAGTGATGTGTTTGATTACATCGAGATGTTCTACAACGCAAAACGCCGCCATGGTTTCAACAATCAGCTGTCACCGGTAGAGTTTGAAAAGCGTTATGCAATGAGCTTGCAAGGTGTCTAG
- a CDS encoding IS1182 family transposase: protein MMGQLSSGQERLFYSFNIEDHIPANHLLRSIDRCLDLSDLRHYLADFYSPIGRPSIDPELMIRLLVVGYCYGIRSERRLCEEAHLNLAYRWFCRLSLEDEVPNHSTFSKNRHGRFRDSSLFRWLFNEVLRRCMDAGLVKGEGFAVDASVIKADASRQRGVPGDDEINWRDPSLSTRAVREYLEALDEEALREALPKRLSLTDPLSRWTAAPGGPAFFAYSTNYLIDVEHGVIMDVEPTPAHRTAEVESTKTMIERVEEQFDIKPDRLIGDTAYGTAPMLAWMVNEKDIEPHVPVWDKTERKNESLSISDFQWSEEAQEYRCPTGHALRSEWRAFKNQRSHVTKADTIIFRSRKTDCSKCSMKERCCPNTSFRKIARSVHEAARNVARRIAATPQYVCSRHERKKVEMLFAHLKRILKLDRLRLRGMTGANDEFTLAAAVQNLRRLAKLTSQGPPTTG, encoded by the coding sequence ATGATGGGACAATTGTCGAGCGGACAAGAGAGGCTGTTTTACTCGTTCAACATTGAAGATCACATCCCAGCCAATCACCTCCTGCGCAGCATTGATCGATGCCTTGATCTCAGCGATCTGCGCCATTATCTCGCCGATTTTTATAGCCCAATCGGGCGCCCATCGATTGATCCCGAACTGATGATTCGCCTGTTGGTGGTGGGCTACTGCTACGGCATTCGCTCCGAACGTCGGTTGTGCGAAGAGGCTCATTTGAACTTGGCGTATCGCTGGTTCTGCCGCTTAAGCCTCGAAGACGAAGTCCCCAATCACTCTACGTTTTCCAAGAATCGGCACGGTCGCTTTCGTGACAGCTCGCTGTTTCGCTGGCTGTTCAACGAGGTGCTGCGTCGCTGCATGGACGCAGGTCTGGTCAAGGGCGAAGGGTTTGCGGTCGACGCCAGCGTCATCAAAGCAGATGCCAGTCGGCAACGTGGCGTACCTGGCGATGATGAAATCAACTGGCGCGATCCGTCGCTGAGTACTCGCGCCGTGCGTGAGTACCTTGAAGCGCTGGATGAAGAAGCGTTACGCGAAGCACTGCCTAAGCGCCTGTCATTGACTGATCCACTTTCTCGTTGGACCGCAGCGCCAGGAGGCCCGGCGTTTTTCGCCTACTCGACGAACTATCTGATTGATGTCGAGCATGGCGTGATCATGGATGTGGAGCCGACCCCAGCGCATCGAACCGCCGAGGTCGAGAGCACCAAGACCATGATCGAGCGGGTCGAAGAACAGTTCGACATCAAGCCGGATCGGCTCATCGGCGATACCGCTTACGGAACCGCACCGATGCTGGCCTGGATGGTGAACGAAAAAGACATCGAGCCGCATGTGCCGGTTTGGGACAAAACCGAGCGTAAGAACGAGAGCCTCTCGATCAGTGATTTTCAATGGAGTGAAGAAGCGCAGGAATATCGTTGTCCCACGGGGCACGCCCTGCGCAGCGAGTGGCGGGCCTTCAAGAACCAGCGCTCACATGTCACGAAAGCCGACACCATCATCTTTCGATCCCGGAAAACAGACTGCTCTAAATGCTCAATGAAAGAGCGCTGCTGCCCAAACACCTCGTTCCGAAAAATCGCCCGTAGCGTCCATGAGGCGGCACGCAATGTTGCTCGGCGAATTGCCGCAACACCGCAATACGTGTGCTCTCGCCATGAGCGCAAAAAGGTCGAAATGTTGTTCGCTCATCTCAAACGAATCCTGAAACTGGATCGATTAAGGCTACGAGGAATGACCGGTGCAAACGACGAATTTACCTTGGCCGCTGCGGTACAGAATTTAAGACGACTGGCGAAACTGACCTCACAAGGGCCGCCGACCACGGGATAG
- the queA gene encoding tRNA preQ1(34) S-adenosylmethionine ribosyltransferase-isomerase QueA: MRVADFTFELPDSLIARHPLAERRASRLLTLDGPSGALAHRQFTDLLEHLRPGDLMVFNNTRVIPARLFGQKASGGKLEILVERVLDSHRVLAHVRSSKSPKPGSTLLIDGGGEAEMVARHDALFELKFAEEVLPLLERVGHMPLPPYIDRPDEDADRERYQTVYSQRLGAVAAPTAGLHFDQPLLDAIAAKGVESAYVTLHVGAGTFQPVRVDNIEDHHMHSEWLEVSQDVVDAVNACKARGGRVIAVGTTSVRSLESAARDGVLKPFSGDTDIFIYPGRPFHVVDALVTNFHLPESTLLMLVSAFAGYPETMAAYQAAIDNGYRFFSYGDAMFITRNPAPRGPEEQL, encoded by the coding sequence ATGCGCGTTGCTGACTTTACTTTTGAGCTCCCTGATTCGCTGATCGCCCGCCACCCTTTGGCCGAGCGTCGCGCCAGTCGACTGCTGACCCTGGACGGGCCCAGCGGTGCCCTCGCACACCGTCAATTCACTGATTTGCTTGAGCATTTGCGCCCAGGCGATTTGATGGTGTTCAACAATACCCGGGTGATTCCGGCGCGGCTGTTTGGCCAGAAAGCCTCCGGCGGCAAGCTGGAAATTCTGGTGGAGCGGGTGCTGGACAGCCATCGCGTGCTGGCCCATGTACGCTCCAGCAAGTCGCCGAAACCGGGTTCGACCCTGTTGATCGATGGCGGTGGCGAGGCCGAGATGGTGGCGCGCCATGATGCGTTGTTCGAGCTCAAGTTTGCCGAAGAAGTGTTGCCGCTGCTGGAGCGCGTCGGCCATATGCCGTTGCCTCCTTATATAGATCGCCCCGACGAAGACGCGGACCGCGAGCGCTATCAGACCGTGTATTCCCAGCGCCTCGGTGCCGTTGCGGCGCCGACGGCCGGGCTGCATTTCGACCAGCCGCTGCTGGATGCGATCGCCGCCAAGGGCGTCGAGAGCGCGTATGTGACCCTGCACGTGGGGGCCGGTACGTTTCAGCCGGTGCGTGTGGATAACATCGAAGACCACCATATGCACAGCGAATGGCTGGAAGTCAGCCAGGACGTGGTGGATGCGGTCAACGCGTGCAAGGCGCGCGGCGGCCGGGTGATTGCTGTCGGTACCACCAGCGTGCGTTCCCTGGAAAGCGCGGCGCGTGATGGCGTGCTCAAGCCGTTCAGTGGCGACACCGATATCTTTATTTATCCAGGCCGGCCGTTTCATGTGGTCGATGCGCTGGTGACCAACTTCCATTTGCCGGAATCCACGTTGTTGATGCTGGTGTCGGCATTTGCCGGTTATCCGGAAACCATGGCTGCTTATCAGGCTGCCATCGACAATGGATACCGTTTTTTCAGCTACGGTGATGCGATGTTTATCACCCGTAATCCGGCGCCACGCGGCCCAGAGGAACAACTATGA
- the tgt gene encoding tRNA guanosine(34) transglycosylase Tgt, whose protein sequence is MSFELLATDGKARRGRLTFPRGTVETPAFMPVGTYGTVKGMLPRDIVATGAEIILGNTFHLWLRPGTEVIKKHGDLHDFMKWQGPILTDSGGFQVFSLGAMRKIKEEGVTFASPVDGSKVFMGPEESMQVQRDLGSDIVMIFDECTPYPADEDVARVSMELSLRWAQRSKNAHGDNTAALFGIVQGGMHESLRKRSLEGLDKIGFDGLAIGGLSVGEPKHEMIKVLDYLPGLMPADKPRYLMGVGKPEDLVEGVRRGVDMFDCVMPTRNARNGHLFIDTGVLKIRNAFHRHDDSPLDPTCDCYTCQNFSRAYLHHLDKCGEMLGSMLNTIHNLRHYQVLMAGLREAIQQGTLAAFVDAFYAKRGLPVPPLD, encoded by the coding sequence ATGTCGTTTGAATTGCTGGCCACTGACGGCAAAGCCCGTCGCGGTCGCCTGACCTTTCCGCGCGGTACGGTGGAGACCCCGGCGTTCATGCCGGTCGGCACCTACGGCACCGTCAAAGGCATGCTGCCACGCGATATCGTCGCCACCGGCGCCGAAATCATCCTCGGCAACACCTTCCACCTGTGGCTGCGTCCGGGTACGGAAGTGATCAAGAAGCACGGCGACCTGCATGACTTCATGAAGTGGCAAGGCCCGATCCTCACTGACTCGGGTGGTTTCCAGGTGTTCAGCCTGGGCGCCATGCGCAAGATCAAGGAGGAGGGCGTGACCTTCGCCTCGCCGGTGGACGGCTCCAAAGTGTTCATGGGCCCGGAAGAGTCGATGCAGGTCCAGCGCGACCTGGGCTCCGACATCGTGATGATTTTCGACGAATGCACGCCGTACCCGGCTGACGAAGATGTCGCGCGGGTTTCCATGGAGTTGTCGCTGCGTTGGGCCCAGCGCTCGAAGAACGCCCACGGCGACAACACTGCGGCGCTGTTCGGTATCGTCCAGGGCGGCATGCATGAAAGCCTGCGCAAGCGCTCGCTGGAAGGCCTCGACAAGATCGGCTTCGACGGCCTGGCCATCGGCGGTCTGTCGGTAGGCGAGCCCAAGCACGAAATGATCAAGGTGCTGGATTACCTGCCGGGCCTGATGCCGGCTGACAAACCTCGTTACCTTATGGGCGTTGGCAAACCGGAAGATCTCGTAGAGGGTGTGCGCCGCGGTGTGGACATGTTCGATTGCGTGATGCCAACCCGCAATGCCCGCAATGGGCATCTGTTCATCGATACAGGCGTGCTGAAGATCCGAAACGCGTTCCATCGCCATGATGATTCGCCGCTGGATCCCACCTGTGACTGCTATACCTGCCAGAACTTCTCCCGTGCTTATCTGCACCATCTGGACAAGTGCGGGGAAATGCTGGGTAGCATGTTGAATACCATCCACAATTTGCGTCACTACCAAGTCCTGATGGCTGGTTTGCGCGAGGCTATTCAACAGGGTACATTGGCCGCCTTCGTCGATGCCTTCTATGCCAAGCGCGGGCTCCCTGTGCCGCCCTTGGACTGA
- the yajC gene encoding preprotein translocase subunit YajC, which produces MSFFISNAMADAAAPAAAGPMGGGFEWIFLVGFLVIFYLMIWRPQAKRAKEQKNLLSSLQKGDEVVTTGGIAGKITKVSDAFVVLEVSDTVEMKFQKGAIAATLPKGTLKAI; this is translated from the coding sequence ATGAGCTTTTTTATCTCTAACGCCATGGCTGATGCCGCTGCGCCTGCTGCTGCCGGCCCTATGGGCGGTGGTTTCGAGTGGATTTTCCTGGTCGGCTTCCTGGTCATCTTTTACCTGATGATCTGGCGTCCACAGGCCAAGCGTGCCAAAGAGCAGAAAAACCTGCTGAGCAGCCTGCAGAAAGGTGACGAAGTCGTGACCACCGGCGGTATCGCGGGCAAGATCACCAAGGTTTCCGATGCTTTCGTGGTGCTGGAAGTCTCCGACACCGTCGAAATGAAGTTCCAGAAGGGCGCCATCGCCGCCACGCTGCCAAAAGGCACGCTCAAAGCGATCTAA
- the secD gene encoding protein translocase subunit SecD, translated as MLNKYPLWKYVLILAVLAIGFIYSAPNLYPDDPAIQISGASTSLKVNQADLERASKALTDAGIQVKAATLAADAKGGLLRLTKQEDQLPAKDVVRKAMGDDYVVALNLAQTTPKWLRSIGAHPMKLGLDLSGGVHFLLEVDMDKALDARLKVYEGDVKSLLRKEKLRYRSLPQLNGAIQLGFSDEASREQARALIRKNFNDFDIVPADLNGQPVLRLAMTPAKLAEIREYSIKQNLTTVRNRVNELGVAEPIVQRQGANRIVVELPGVQDTAEAKRILGKTANLEFRLAAEPGASKATSETFEFREGNRPPAQIERGLIITGDQVTDAKAGFGEHGTPEVNIRLDGHGGELMSRATRSNVGRSMAVIFIEQRPVTTYTKQMVNGVEKDVPVQTFKEEKKIISLATIQSPLGAQFRITGLNGQGESSELALLLRAGGLAAPMYFAEERTIGPSLGADNITKGVDAALWGMLFVSLFIIAIYRFFGIIATVALAGNMVMLLALMSLLGATLTLPGIAGIVLTMGMAVDANVLIFSRIREEIAAGMTVQRAINEGFGRAFTAILDSNLTTLLVGGILFAMGTGPVKGFAVTMSLGIFTSMFTAIMVTRAMVNLIFGGRDFKKLWI; from the coding sequence ATGCTGAACAAATACCCTCTGTGGAAATACGTACTGATCCTGGCGGTGCTGGCGATCGGTTTTATTTATTCCGCTCCCAATCTCTATCCTGATGACCCTGCGATCCAGATCTCTGGCGCCAGCACTTCGCTGAAGGTCAATCAGGCTGACCTGGAACGCGCGAGCAAAGCGCTGACCGATGCGGGCATCCAGGTCAAGGCGGCAACGTTGGCAGCTGATGCGAAGGGCGGCTTGTTGCGCCTGACCAAGCAAGAAGACCAATTGCCGGCCAAAGACGTCGTGCGCAAGGCCATGGGTGACGACTACGTTGTCGCGCTCAACCTGGCACAGACCACGCCAAAATGGCTGCGCAGCATTGGCGCGCACCCGATGAAGCTGGGTCTGGACTTGTCCGGTGGTGTGCACTTCCTGCTGGAAGTCGACATGGACAAAGCCCTCGACGCACGCCTGAAAGTCTACGAAGGTGACGTGAAGAGCCTGCTGCGCAAAGAGAAGTTGCGTTATCGCAGCCTGCCGCAGCTCAACGGTGCCATCCAGCTGGGCTTCTCTGACGAAGCTTCCCGCGAACAGGCCCGCGCGCTGATCCGCAAGAACTTCAACGATTTCGACATCGTACCGGCCGACCTCAATGGTCAACCTGTACTGCGTCTGGCGATGACCCCGGCCAAGCTGGCGGAAATCCGCGAATACTCCATCAAGCAGAACTTGACCACGGTACGTAACCGCGTCAACGAGCTGGGTGTGGCCGAGCCGATCGTTCAGCGCCAGGGCGCCAACCGCATCGTGGTTGAGCTGCCGGGCGTGCAGGACACCGCTGAAGCCAAGCGTATCCTGGGCAAGACCGCCAACCTGGAATTCCGTCTGGCCGCTGAGCCGGGCGCTTCCAAAGCCACTTCCGAGACCTTCGAGTTCCGTGAAGGCAACCGCCCTCCGGCGCAGATCGAACGTGGCTTGATCATCACCGGCGACCAGGTGACTGACGCCAAGGCCGGTTTCGGCGAGCACGGTACCCCTGAAGTGAACATCCGCCTGGATGGCCATGGCGGCGAATTGATGAGCCGCGCCACGCGCAGCAACGTCGGTCGCAGCATGGCGGTGATCTTCATCGAGCAACGCCCGGTGACCACCTACACCAAGCAAATGGTCAACGGCGTCGAGAAAGACGTACCGGTGCAGACCTTCAAGGAAGAGAAGAAGATCATCAGCCTGGCGACCATCCAGTCGCCGCTGGGTGCTCAATTCCGCATCACCGGCCTGAACGGCCAGGGCGAATCCTCGGAACTGGCCCTGCTGCTGCGTGCCGGTGGCCTGGCTGCGCCGATGTACTTCGCTGAAGAACGCACCATCGGCCCGAGCCTGGGTGCCGACAACATCACCAAAGGTGTCGACGCAGCCTTGTGGGGCATGCTGTTCGTGTCGCTGTTCATCATCGCCATCTACCGCTTCTTCGGCATCATTGCCACCGTGGCCCTGGCGGGCAACATGGTGATGCTGCTGGCCCTGATGTCGCTGCTGGGCGCTACGCTGACCCTGCCGGGCATCGCCGGTATCGTCCTCACCATGGGTATGGCGGTGGACGCTAACGTGCTGATCTTCTCGCGGATCCGTGAAGAGATCGCCGCCGGCATGACCGTGCAGCGTGCAATCAACGAAGGCTTTGGCCGGGCATTTACCGCGATTCTCGACTCCAACCTGACCACGTTGCTGGTCGGTGGGATTCTCTTTGCCATGGGCACCGGCCCCGTCAAAGGTTTTGCGGTGACCATGTCCCTCGGTATCTTTACCTCGATGTTCACGGCCATCATGGTGACCCGCGCAATGGTCAACCTGATCTTTGGCGGACGTGACTTCAAGAAGTTGTGGATTTAA
- the secF gene encoding protein translocase subunit SecF, whose translation MLRTINFMGVRNIAFGVTVLLTALALFSWFHKGLNYGLDFTGGTLIELTYEKPADVTQVREELVKAGYHEAIVQSFGATTDLLVRMPGEDPQLGHQVAEALQKVGGDNPASVKRVEFVGPQVGEELRDQGGLGMLMALVGIMIYLAFRFQWKFGVGAIVSLIHDVVVTVGILAYFQITFDLTVLAAVLAIIGYSLNDTIVVFDRVRENFRVLRKATLIENINISTTQTLLRTMATSISTLLAIAALMIFGGDNLWGFSLALFIGVLAGTYSSIYIANVVLIWLNLNSEDLIPPASTGKEVDDRP comes from the coding sequence ATGTTACGTACAATCAACTTCATGGGCGTTCGCAATATTGCGTTCGGCGTCACCGTGCTCCTTACCGCTCTGGCGTTGTTCAGCTGGTTCCATAAGGGCTTGAACTACGGTCTGGACTTCACCGGCGGTACGCTCATCGAGCTGACCTACGAGAAGCCGGCCGACGTTACCCAGGTGCGCGAAGAGCTGGTCAAGGCCGGCTATCACGAAGCCATCGTGCAGAGCTTTGGTGCGACCACCGATCTGCTGGTGCGTATGCCGGGCGAAGACCCGCAACTGGGTCACCAGGTCGCCGAAGCCTTGCAGAAGGTTGGCGGTGATAACCCGGCGTCGGTCAAGCGCGTCGAGTTCGTCGGCCCGCAAGTGGGTGAAGAGCTGCGCGACCAGGGCGGCCTCGGCATGCTGATGGCGCTGGTCGGCATCATGATCTACCTGGCCTTCCGCTTTCAGTGGAAGTTCGGTGTCGGCGCCATTGTCTCGCTGATCCACGACGTGGTCGTAACCGTGGGCATTCTGGCGTACTTCCAGATCACCTTTGACCTGACCGTATTGGCTGCAGTGCTGGCGATCATTGGTTACTCGCTCAACGACACCATCGTGGTATTCGACCGGGTTCGCGAGAACTTCCGTGTGCTGCGCAAGGCCACGTTGATCGAGAACATCAACATCTCCACCACCCAGACCCTGCTGCGGACCATGGCGACATCGATCTCCACCTTGCTGGCGATCGCGGCACTGATGATCTTTGGCGGCGACAACCTGTGGGGCTTCTCCCTGGCGCTGTTCATCGGCGTTCTGGCGGGTACCTACTCGTCGATCTACATCGCCAACGTGGTGCTGATCTGGCTGAACCTCAACAGCGAAGACCTGATCCCTCCCGCTTCCACTGGCAAGGAGGTCGACGACCGTCCTTGA
- a CDS encoding glycine zipper 2TM domain-containing protein — protein sequence MNKSLLVGAVLGAVGVTAGGAVATYSLVKSGPEYAQVLAVQPVKTQIKTPREVCKDVAVTRQKPVQDQHQIVGTVVGALAGGLLGNQIGGGNGKKLATVAGAVGGGYAGNKVQEGMQNRDTYTTTQTRCNTVNDISDKVVGYDVRYTLGGKEGSVRMDRDPGGQIPVDKEGRLILGQNQQ from the coding sequence GTGAACAAGTCGTTACTGGTTGGTGCGGTATTGGGTGCTGTCGGTGTGACTGCCGGGGGTGCTGTCGCCACCTACAGCCTGGTAAAAAGCGGCCCTGAGTATGCGCAAGTGCTGGCGGTGCAGCCGGTGAAAACCCAGATCAAAACCCCGCGCGAGGTCTGCAAGGACGTCGCCGTGACCCGGCAGAAGCCGGTGCAGGATCAACACCAGATCGTCGGTACCGTGGTCGGTGCGCTGGCCGGTGGCCTGTTGGGCAACCAGATCGGTGGCGGTAATGGTAAGAAGCTGGCCACCGTGGCCGGCGCGGTCGGTGGTGGTTACGCCGGTAACAAGGTTCAGGAAGGCATGCAGAACCGCGATACCTACACCACGACCCAGACTCGCTGTAACACCGTCAATGACATCAGCGACAAAGTCGTCGGTTATGACGTGCGTTATACCCTGGGTGGCAAAGAAGGTTCGGTGCGCATGGATCGTGATCCAGGTGGCCAGATCCCGGTCGATAAAGAGGGTCGTCTGATCCTCGGCCAAAACCAGCAATAA
- the suhB gene encoding type III secretion system regulator SuhB: MQPMLNIALRAARSASELIFRSIERLDTIKVDEKDAKDYVSEVDRAAEQKIIDALRKAYPTHGILGEETGMHKGSGEGEDYLWIIDPLDGTTNFLRGIPHFAVSIACKYRGRLEHAVVLDPVRQEEFTASRGRGAQLNGRRLRVSGRTSLDGALLGTGFPFRDDQMDNLDNYLGMFRALVGQTAGIRRAGAASLDLAYVAAGRFDAFWESGLSEWDMAAGALLIQEAGGLVSDFTGGHDFLEKGHVVAGNTKCFKAVLTAIQPHLPASLKR; the protein is encoded by the coding sequence ATGCAGCCCATGCTGAATATCGCGCTGCGCGCCGCCCGCAGCGCCAGTGAATTGATCTTCCGCTCCATCGAGCGCCTGGATACCATCAAGGTCGACGAAAAAGACGCCAAGGATTATGTATCCGAGGTGGATCGCGCCGCCGAACAGAAAATCATCGACGCTCTGCGCAAGGCCTACCCTACCCACGGCATCCTCGGCGAAGAAACCGGCATGCACAAAGGCAGTGGCGAAGGCGAAGACTACCTGTGGATCATTGACCCACTGGATGGCACCACCAACTTCCTGCGCGGCATCCCGCACTTTGCCGTGAGCATCGCCTGCAAATACCGCGGCCGCCTGGAACATGCCGTTGTGCTGGACCCGGTTCGCCAGGAAGAATTCACCGCCAGCCGTGGCCGTGGCGCCCAGCTCAATGGCCGTCGCCTGCGTGTCAGCGGCCGCACCAGCCTGGACGGCGCCCTCTTGGGTACCGGCTTCCCGTTCCGTGACGACCAGATGGACAACCTGGACAACTACCTGGGCATGTTCCGCGCCCTGGTTGGCCAGACCGCCGGCATCCGTCGTGCTGGCGCCGCGAGCCTGGACCTGGCTTACGTTGCCGCCGGTCGTTTCGATGCATTCTGGGAGTCGGGTCTGTCCGAGTGGGACATGGCTGCGGGCGCCCTGCTGATCCAAGAGGCCGGCGGCCTGGTGAGCGACTTCACCGGCGGTCACGACTTCCTGGAGAAAGGCCATGTGGTTGCCGGCAACACCAAATGCTTCAAGGCCGTATTGACGGCGATCCAGCCGCACCTGCCGGCCTCGCTGAAGCGTTAA